In one window of Pseudanabaena sp. BC1403 DNA:
- a CDS encoding sulfite exporter TauE/SafE family protein: MLDLLLVAALGFLGSFGHCVGMCGPLTVAFSLSGKESNSKDSSINNSRSWQQHLYFHALLNIGRIFSYAIAGAFIGAIGSVLVASGQFAGIESDLRRWLAVLTGLLLVWMGIVQIKPEGLPNLPFLNPMALVGLHQRLSNAMMKLSLRSHPLTPALLGMTWGLIPCGFLYTAQIKAAETSNMTQGALTMLAFGLGTLPSMLGIGVFAGLLSRDRRSQLFRMGGWITLTIGILTLLRTSDMVDYTGHAGLILLILALAARPLSQIFKSWSALMIYRRAIGVGAFILSLAHAFHKIEHTFQWNFDALSFMIPQHQISIWLGAIAIALMTPAALTSSDWMVKKLGKAWRYVHLLSVPALVLASVHTIAIGSNYLGAVEWTPKNWILTILCGVISVGTLLIRVWRFKN; encoded by the coding sequence ATGCTAGATTTATTGCTTGTTGCTGCTTTAGGATTTTTAGGGAGTTTTGGTCATTGTGTGGGCATGTGCGGCCCCTTGACTGTCGCTTTCTCGCTTTCAGGTAAAGAAAGCAACTCCAAAGATAGTTCTATAAATAATTCTAGAAGTTGGCAACAGCATTTGTATTTTCATGCATTGCTAAACATTGGCAGAATTTTTAGCTATGCGATCGCAGGGGCTTTTATTGGTGCGATCGGGTCGGTGCTAGTAGCGAGTGGACAATTTGCAGGAATTGAGAGCGATTTGCGGCGATGGTTGGCGGTTTTGACAGGGCTTCTATTGGTATGGATGGGAATTGTCCAGATCAAGCCTGAAGGTTTGCCCAATCTTCCCTTTCTCAATCCGATGGCATTGGTGGGACTGCACCAACGTCTTAGCAATGCGATGATGAAATTATCATTGCGTTCCCATCCACTTACACCTGCATTACTGGGGATGACATGGGGATTGATTCCCTGCGGATTTCTCTACACTGCTCAAATCAAAGCTGCGGAAACTAGCAATATGACGCAGGGTGCGCTAACGATGTTGGCGTTTGGATTGGGAACGTTGCCCTCAATGCTGGGTATTGGTGTATTTGCAGGTTTATTAAGTCGCGATCGCCGTAGTCAGTTATTTAGAATGGGTGGCTGGATTACGCTCACGATCGGCATCTTAACGCTATTACGCACTAGCGATATGGTGGATTATACAGGTCATGCAGGTTTAATTTTGCTAATACTTGCCCTCGCCGCTCGTCCTCTTAGTCAGATTTTTAAGTCTTGGTCAGCGTTAATGATCTATCGCCGTGCGATCGGTGTTGGTGCATTTATTCTCTCTCTTGCCCATGCTTTCCATAAAATTGAGCATACTTTTCAATGGAATTTCGATGCTTTATCCTTCATGATTCCGCAGCACCAAATCTCAATCTGGCTAGGTGCGATCGCGATCGCACTCATGACTCCCGCTGCCCTCACGAGTTCCGATTGGATGGTAAAGAAACTAGGTAAAGCTTGGCGCTATGTGCATTTGCTCTCGGTTCCCGCTTTGGTACTTGCATCAGTTCATACAATTGCGATCGGTTCTAATTATCTGGGTGCTGTAGAATGGACTCCCAAAAATTGGATTTTGACGATTTTATGTGGGGTAATTTCGGTGGGGACTTTGTTGATTAGGGTTTGGAGATTTAAAAACTAA
- a CDS encoding efflux RND transporter periplasmic adaptor subunit yields MTSNNYDRLKTMRHPLLSAFLLISVSLGTSNLITACGTSQAESGKELRPAVPVAVAPVVQKTLPVQIRSTGLVEASATVSVKSRIGGQLIEVGFKDGQDVKQGDLLFQIDPRPLEAQLKQAIANQARSEAQLQQAIANQVKSEATIAQARANRDRDSVQMQFANTQRKSYESLYAQGAISRTQVDQFRTNAEASQSTMSASDSAIDTTIAAAESTKADIEAAKANLAAGEALIDNAKVQLSYTSIYAPIDGRVSSIKVNQGNLVKADDTAPLVTISQIKPIYVTFTIPERSLSQVKQYQKRGKLKVQAFVANDKKPVEGELTFIDSLVDATTGTVQLKATFTNKDDRLAPGQRVDVVMKLSEETNVIAVPAQALQTGQKGQFVYVVKADNTVEIRPVKVSNTVGNEVAISEGLKVDEKVVIDGQFNLSPNAKVEVKEPQKEPQKESPKESPKDLQK; encoded by the coding sequence ATGACTTCAAATAATTACGATCGCTTGAAAACTATGCGGCATCCTCTCCTCTCTGCGTTTCTATTAATATCGGTTTCGCTGGGAACCTCTAATTTGATCACGGCTTGTGGCACATCCCAAGCTGAGTCTGGCAAAGAGCTCCGTCCTGCTGTGCCTGTGGCAGTTGCACCTGTTGTGCAGAAAACTCTCCCTGTGCAGATTCGTAGTACTGGCTTAGTGGAAGCATCAGCTACCGTATCCGTGAAATCACGGATCGGAGGACAGTTGATCGAGGTTGGCTTTAAAGATGGACAAGATGTAAAGCAAGGCGATTTGCTATTTCAGATCGATCCGCGCCCCTTAGAAGCGCAGTTAAAGCAAGCGATCGCTAATCAAGCTCGCAGTGAAGCCCAATTACAACAGGCGATCGCCAACCAAGTGAAGTCAGAGGCAACTATTGCCCAAGCTAGAGCCAATCGCGATCGCGATTCAGTGCAGATGCAGTTTGCTAATACGCAACGTAAAAGCTATGAAAGTCTCTATGCTCAGGGCGCAATTAGCCGTACACAGGTGGATCAGTTCCGCACCAATGCCGAAGCTTCACAATCAACGATGAGTGCGTCAGATAGTGCGATCGATACAACGATCGCGGCGGCAGAATCCACTAAAGCGGATATCGAAGCGGCTAAAGCAAATCTGGCGGCAGGAGAAGCATTAATCGACAATGCCAAGGTACAACTTTCCTATACTTCGATTTATGCGCCGATTGATGGCAGGGTGAGCAGTATCAAGGTCAATCAAGGGAATTTGGTTAAAGCTGATGATACTGCGCCGTTAGTCACGATTAGTCAGATTAAGCCGATTTATGTGACTTTCACAATTCCAGAGCGATCGCTATCTCAGGTGAAGCAATATCAAAAGCGCGGCAAGCTCAAGGTGCAAGCCTTTGTAGCGAACGACAAAAAGCCCGTTGAAGGTGAACTAACTTTTATCGATAGTTTGGTCGATGCCACAACAGGAACTGTGCAGTTAAAGGCGACTTTCACCAATAAAGACGATCGCTTAGCCCCCGGCCAGCGCGTTGATGTGGTAATGAAATTATCCGAAGAAACTAATGTGATCGCTGTTCCTGCTCAAGCGCTGCAAACAGGCCAGAAAGGACAGTTTGTCTATGTGGTCAAAGCTGATAACACCGTAGAAATCCGTCCTGTGAAAGTAAGCAATACGGTAGGTAATGAAGTGGCGATTTCTGAAGGTTTAAAAGTAGATGAGAAAGTGGTGATTGATGGTCAGTTTAATCTATCGCCTAACGCCAAGGTGGAAGTAAAAGAGCCACAAAAGGAGCCACAAAAAGAATCTCCAAAAGAATCGCCAAAGGACTTGCAAAAATGA
- a CDS encoding efflux RND transporter permease subunit, translating to MNITQPFIRRPVMTTLIMLGILLFGIISYRLLPVSDLPTVDFPTISVSATLPGASPETMAASVATPLEQQFSSIAGLDSMTSSSSLGSTQVTLQFNLNRQIDGASQDVQAAIAKAARQLPPTMPSPPQYRKVNPADQPILYIALKSEVLTLSEVDRYAENFLAQRLSTVDGVAQVQVFGSQKYAVRVQLDPQSLQTKGIGIDEVATAIAQGNSNQPTGTIYGQDRTLTIDTNGSLENAAAFRPLIVAYRNGAPIRLNEVGQVLDSVENDRLASWYNGTRAIILAIQRQPGTNTVAIVDTLEKLLPTLRSQIPAAIDMEILYDRSQSVRASVEDVQFSLLLSIGLVVMVIFLFLRNFSATLIPSIALPISLVATFAIMYKLGYSLDNLSLMALTLSVGFVVDDAVVVLENIVRHLEMGKSRFQAAIDGSTEIGFTVMSMTISLVAVFIPILFMGGILGRLFQEFAVTISVAILVSGFVSLSLTPMLCSRFLSHSDHQQQSSHNSSNGNGNQAHHGLEHLENQGGFFQRFYEWSLRKSLKYHRVTMVISATILVATIFLFVIVPKGFIPNDDIGQLVASTEAIQGISFEEMAKHQAQLAEIASKDPNIDAVNSTVGAGGPNASGNNGRLFMRLKERSKRSLSADQIVQKLRPQMAKVAGIRAFLQNPPTIRIGAQQSKALYQYTLSDTNLDQLYKYAPELEKKLRSLDTLQDVTSDLQIKNPQVSIDINRDRASALGLTANQIESALSYAYGTRQVSTIYTPDNQYSVIMGLSPEYQADLKSLDLLSVRSDNGQLVPLSTVATFKQTVGALSVNHTGQLPAVTISFNLKPNVSLSDVVGIIEQSAREILPASTSGKFQGTAQAFQDSLQGLGWLLVAAIFVIYIILGILYESFIHPITILTSLPSAGFGALLTLLIFRSELNVYAFVGIILLVGIVKKNGIMMVDFAIAARKEGSTPYDAIYEACLVRFRPIMMTTMAALMGTLPIALGFGAGAESRRALGLAVVGGLVFSQMLTLYITPVFYVYMEALQERWKNRDIRSKEKSRDNQPLQPKPPVSIPPN from the coding sequence ATGAACATTACCCAGCCATTTATCCGTCGTCCCGTGATGACCACCTTGATCATGCTCGGCATCCTACTTTTTGGGATTATCAGCTATCGTCTATTACCCGTTAGCGATTTACCCACCGTGGACTTTCCCACGATTAGCGTGTCAGCGACGTTACCAGGGGCTAGTCCTGAGACAATGGCGGCTTCGGTGGCGACACCTTTGGAGCAGCAGTTTTCCTCGATCGCAGGTTTGGACTCGATGACTTCTAGCAGTTCCCTTGGCAGTACACAGGTGACATTGCAGTTTAATCTCAATCGTCAAATTGATGGAGCCTCGCAGGATGTCCAAGCTGCGATCGCCAAAGCCGCAAGACAATTGCCGCCGACAATGCCCAGTCCACCGCAATATCGAAAAGTAAATCCCGCCGACCAACCGATTTTATATATCGCGCTGAAGTCGGAAGTATTGACTCTATCGGAAGTCGATCGCTATGCTGAAAACTTCTTGGCGCAAAGGCTTTCGACTGTGGATGGGGTTGCCCAAGTACAGGTATTTGGCTCTCAGAAATATGCAGTGCGTGTCCAACTCGATCCGCAATCTCTGCAAACTAAGGGGATTGGTATTGATGAAGTTGCCACAGCGATCGCACAGGGAAATTCCAATCAACCGACAGGAACAATCTATGGACAGGATCGCACGCTCACCATTGATACCAATGGCAGTCTAGAGAATGCAGCAGCGTTTCGTCCTTTGATCGTGGCTTATCGCAATGGCGCACCAATTCGCTTAAATGAAGTTGGTCAAGTCCTTGATAGTGTGGAAAACGATCGCCTTGCGAGTTGGTATAACGGCACAAGAGCGATTATTCTTGCCATTCAACGCCAACCAGGGACAAATACTGTCGCGATTGTCGATACCTTAGAGAAGCTTTTGCCAACCTTGCGATCGCAAATCCCTGCGGCGATCGACATGGAAATTCTCTACGATCGTTCCCAATCAGTGCGAGCCTCTGTGGAAGATGTGCAGTTTAGCTTGCTCTTGTCGATCGGACTAGTGGTAATGGTGATCTTTCTCTTCTTACGAAATTTTTCCGCAACCTTGATTCCCAGTATTGCCCTGCCGATCTCGCTGGTGGCAACTTTCGCGATTATGTACAAGTTGGGCTATTCCCTCGACAATCTCTCTTTAATGGCGCTTACTTTATCCGTAGGCTTTGTCGTTGATGATGCGGTAGTTGTCCTAGAAAATATTGTCCGACATTTGGAAATGGGTAAATCTCGCTTTCAAGCAGCGATCGATGGTTCTACGGAAATCGGCTTTACGGTCATGTCGATGACGATCTCGCTCGTAGCGGTATTCATTCCGATTCTATTTATGGGGGGCATTTTAGGACGACTCTTTCAAGAATTTGCAGTCACGATTAGCGTAGCAATTCTCGTTTCGGGATTTGTTTCGCTCAGCCTTACGCCCATGCTGTGCAGCCGCTTTCTCAGTCATAGCGATCATCAGCAGCAATCCAGTCATAATTCTAGCAATGGGAATGGGAATCAAGCCCATCATGGACTAGAACATCTTGAAAATCAGGGTGGATTCTTTCAACGCTTTTATGAATGGAGCTTACGTAAATCGTTAAAGTATCATCGGGTGACGATGGTGATTTCGGCGACGATTTTAGTTGCTACTATTTTTCTATTTGTGATTGTGCCGAAAGGATTTATTCCCAATGATGATATCGGTCAACTTGTTGCTTCTACTGAGGCTATTCAAGGGATTTCCTTTGAAGAAATGGCAAAACATCAAGCGCAACTCGCCGAAATCGCCAGCAAAGATCCCAATATTGATGCCGTTAACTCCACCGTTGGCGCAGGAGGTCCCAATGCATCGGGGAATAATGGACGCTTATTTATGCGTTTAAAGGAACGCAGTAAGCGATCGCTAAGTGCTGATCAAATCGTGCAAAAACTTCGCCCCCAAATGGCAAAGGTGGCAGGTATTCGCGCCTTCTTGCAAAATCCGCCCACAATCAGGATTGGTGCACAGCAATCTAAGGCTCTATATCAATACACCCTATCCGATACAAACCTCGATCAGCTTTATAAATATGCGCCCGAACTAGAGAAAAAACTGCGATCGCTAGATACGCTTCAAGATGTCACCAGTGATTTACAAATTAAAAATCCTCAAGTCAGTATCGACATTAATCGCGATCGCGCATCAGCATTAGGATTAACTGCCAATCAAATCGAATCAGCGCTGTCCTATGCCTATGGAACCCGTCAAGTTTCCACAATTTATACTCCCGACAATCAATATTCCGTGATCATGGGCTTAAGCCCCGAATATCAAGCCGATTTGAAATCCCTTGACCTGCTATCAGTGCGATCGGATAATGGACAATTAGTTCCCCTCAGTACCGTGGCGACCTTCAAGCAGACCGTGGGCGCTTTATCGGTAAATCATACGGGACAGTTACCTGCGGTGACAATTTCCTTCAATCTCAAGCCAAATGTTTCTCTCAGTGATGTGGTGGGAATAATCGAGCAATCGGCTCGCGAGATTCTCCCTGCTTCCACTTCAGGGAAGTTTCAAGGCACAGCCCAAGCATTCCAAGATTCACTACAGGGTTTAGGTTGGTTGCTAGTTGCCGCGATCTTTGTGATCTATATCATTCTCGGCATTCTCTACGAGAGTTTTATCCATCCAATTACGATTCTCACCAGCTTACCCTCCGCAGGTTTTGGCGCATTACTTACTCTACTAATCTTTCGCAGTGAACTGAATGTCTATGCTTTTGTGGGTATCATTCTCTTAGTTGGTATCGTTAAAAAGAATGGGATCATGATGGTTGACTTTGCGATCGCGGCGCGTAAAGAAGGTAGCACTCCCTATGATGCTATTTACGAAGCTTGTTTAGTTCGCTTTCGCCCGATCATGATGACAACTATGGCAGCCCTGATGGGAACCTTACCAATCGCCCTTGGTTTCGGAGCAGGCGCAGAATCTCGCCGCGCCTTGGGATTAGCTGTAGTTGGTGGTCTCGTATTTTCGCAAATGTTAACACTTTACATCACGCCTGTTTTCTACGTTTATATGGAAGCATTACAAGAACGCTGGAAAAATCGCGATATTCGCAGTAAGGAAAAATCTAGAGATAATCAGCCACTTCAACCGAAGCCACCTGTATCTATACCACCTAATTAA
- a CDS encoding MarR family winged helix-turn-helix transcriptional regulator, producing MDVVPTVMRWIYTEVRQQESTCLTIPQLRALAFLQINAGTSLVALAEYLGVTSASTSTMVERLVQKEYVTRVEHPKSRRKVVLSLTVAGEEHLQQVRQITRDRLADKIAHLPPEHLAHLLNGLEELSQIFVFRDCADD from the coding sequence ATGGATGTTGTCCCTACTGTGATGCGATGGATCTATACTGAGGTACGGCAGCAAGAATCAACTTGCCTGACCATTCCTCAGTTACGCGCCCTTGCTTTTCTGCAAATTAATGCAGGGACATCGCTCGTTGCTCTAGCTGAATATTTGGGTGTCACGAGTGCCTCAACTTCGACAATGGTTGAGCGATTGGTGCAAAAGGAATATGTAACTCGCGTTGAGCATCCAAAATCAAGGCGTAAGGTCGTTCTCAGCCTTACTGTTGCTGGTGAAGAGCATTTACAACAAGTACGACAAATAACTCGCGATCGCTTGGCTGATAAAATTGCCCATCTGCCTCCAGAGCATCTTGCTCATTTGCTCAACGGGCTTGAAGAACTTAGTCAAATATTTGTTTTTCGTGATTGCGCTGACGATTGA
- a CDS encoding c-type cytochrome gives MKRIFSILAIALTMFVSLAFGQPAFAEVSAGAKIFNNNCAQCHAGGRNNVVAAKTLKADALEKYGKNTVAAIELQVTKGKGAMPAFGKKLSAEDITLVANYVLDQSNAGWAK, from the coding sequence ATGAAACGCATTTTTTCTATTCTCGCGATCGCATTAACTATGTTTGTGAGTCTTGCTTTTGGGCAACCAGCATTTGCGGAAGTATCCGCAGGTGCAAAAATCTTTAACAATAACTGTGCGCAATGCCACGCAGGTGGGCGCAACAACGTAGTCGCCGCTAAGACTTTGAAGGCAGATGCATTGGAGAAGTATGGCAAGAATACCGTTGCAGCCATCGAACTCCAAGTTACCAAAGGCAAAGGAGCCATGCCTGCTTTTGGCAAGAAGCTCAGTGCTGAAGACATTACTTTAGTTGCTAACTATGTGCTTGATCAATCCAATGCTGGTTGGGCTAAATAG
- a CDS encoding superoxide dismutase family protein: protein MINSYCNKIPSRFAAKVAVLLSCVTLATISTNAVAIAQTAKSKATSSILNVKGEQVGTATFTQTPLGVTVSLEVRNLAKGEHMVHVHENGKCDAPDFKTSGNHFAPAHMDDAHDHEHMHNKHEEDKHKPAGDLPNIIVKQDGTGSLTALLPALTLGSGKNSLLKQGGTSILIHAGANGKSTIPNVDYKTRIACGVIKP from the coding sequence ATGATTAACTCATATTGCAACAAAATCCCATCCAGATTTGCGGCTAAAGTCGCTGTCTTGCTATCTTGTGTCACACTTGCCACGATCTCTACTAATGCGGTAGCGATCGCCCAAACAGCAAAATCTAAGGCTACTTCTAGCATTCTCAATGTCAAGGGTGAACAAGTTGGCACGGCAACATTTACGCAAACTCCTTTAGGCGTGACGGTTTCTCTCGAAGTGCGAAATTTGGCAAAGGGAGAACATATGGTACATGTGCATGAAAATGGAAAATGTGACGCGCCAGACTTTAAGACATCGGGGAATCATTTTGCTCCAGCACATATGGATGATGCGCATGATCATGAGCATATGCACAACAAGCATGAAGAAGACAAACATAAACCTGCGGGGGATCTACCAAATATCATCGTCAAACAGGATGGTACTGGCTCTCTGACTGCACTATTGCCAGCATTAACCTTGGGCTCTGGCAAGAATTCGTTACTGAAGCAAGGCGGCACATCAATTTTGATCCATGCGGGTGCAAATGGGAAATCGACAATTCCCAATGTTGATTACAAAACCCGTATTGCCTGTGGGGTTATTAAGCCTTAA